A stretch of Mesoplodon densirostris isolate mMesDen1 chromosome 7, mMesDen1 primary haplotype, whole genome shotgun sequence DNA encodes these proteins:
- the RIC8A gene encoding synembryn-A isoform X1, with protein sequence MEPRAVADAVETGEEDVVMEALRAYNRENCQSFTFDDTQQEDRKRLAELLVSVLEQGLPPSRRIIWLQSIRILSRDRSCLDSFTSRRSLQALACYAGISASQGSVPEPLDMDVVLESLKCLCNLVLSSPVAQVLAAEAGLVVRLAERVGLYRQSSFPHDVQFFDLRLLFLLTALRADVRQQLFQELQGVHLLTEALELTLGMTPGERPPELLPPQETERAMEILKVLFNITFDSIKREVDEEDTALYRHLGILLRRCVMAAAAGDRTEEFHGHTVNLLGNLPLKCLDVLLTLEPHEGSLEFLGVNMDVIRVLLSFLEKRLHQTHRLKESVAPVLSVLTECARMHRPARKFLKAQVLPPLRDVRTRPEVGELLRNKLVRLMTHLDTDVKRVAAEFLFVLCSESVPRFIKYTGYGNAAGLLAARGLMAGGRPEGQYSEDEDTDTDEYKEAKASINPVTGRVEEKPPNPMEGMTEEQKEHEAMKLVNMFDRLSRHRVIQPMGMSPRGQLTSLQDAMCETMEGQLSSDADSDPD encoded by the exons ATGGAGCCCCGGGCGGTTGCGGATGCCGTGGAGACGGGGGAGGAGGACGTAGTTATGGAGGCTCTGCGCGCATACAACCGGGAG AACTGTCAGAGCTTCACGTTTGATGATACCCAACAGGAGGACAGGAAG AGACTGGCGGAGCTGCTGGTCTCGGTCCTGGAGCAGGGCCTGCCACCTTCCCGCCGCATCATCTGGCTGCAGAGCATCCGCATCTTGTCTAGGGACCGCAGCTGCCTGGATTCATTCACCAGCCGCCGGAGCCTGCAGGCACTTGCCTGCTATGCTGGCATCTCCGCCTCCCAGGGCTCAGTCCCCGAACCCCTGGACATGGATGTTGTGCTTGAGTCCCTTAAGTGCCTGTGCAACCTTGTGTTAAGCAGCCCCGTGGCACAGGTGCTGGCAGCAGAGGCGGGGCTCGTGGTGAGGCTCGCAGAGCGAGTGGGGCTGTACCGCCAGAGCAGCTTCCCGCACGACGTCCAGTTCTTTGACCTGCGCCTCCTCTTCTTGCTAACGGCACTTCGCGCCGATGTGCGCCAGCAGCTGTTTCAGGAGCTGCAGGGAGTGCACCTGCTGACCGAAGCGCTGGAGCTGACGCTGGGAATGACCCCTGGAGAGCGGCCCCCCGAgctcctgcctccccaggagactgAGCGAGCCATGGAGATCCTCAAAGTGCTCTTCAACATCACCTTCGACTCCATCAAGAGGGAAGTGGATGAG GAAGACACTGCCCTTTACCGGCACCTGGGGATCCTGCTGCGGCGCTGTGTgatggctgctgctgctggagaCCGCACAGAGGAGTTCCACGG CCACACAGTGAACCTCCTGGGGAACTTGCCCCTCAAATGTCTGGATGTTCTTCTCACCCTGGAACCCCACGAAGGCTCTTTGGAGTTCCTGGGAGTGAACATGGATGTGATTCGTGTTCTCCTCAGCTTCCTGGAGAAGCGTCTGCACCAG ACGCACAGGCTGAAGGAGAGTGTGGCCCCCGTGCTGAGCGTGCTGACGGAGTGTGCCCGCATGCACCGCCCCGCCAGGAAGTTCCTGAAGGCCCAG GTGCTGCCCCCGCTGCGGGATGTGAGGACCCGGCCCGAGGTGGGGGAGCTGTTGCGGAACAAGCTGGTTCGCCTCATGACGCACCTGGACACCGACGTGAAGAGGGTGGCAGCCGAGTTCCTGTTTGTCCTGTGCTCTGAGAGCG TGCCCCGATTCATCAAGTACACAGGCTACGGGAATGCTGCCGGCCTCCTGGCTGCTAGGGGCCTCATGGCAGGGGGCCGGCCTGAGGGCCAGTACTCGGAGGACGAGGACACGGACACAGACGAGTACAAGGAAGCCAAGGCCAG CATAAACCCAGTGActggaagggtagaggaaaagccACCCAACCCCATGGAGGGCATGACAGAGGAGCAGAAAGAGCACGAGGCCATGAAGCTGGTGAACATGTTTGACAGGCTCTCCAG GCACAGAGTCATCCAGCCCATGGGGATGAGTCCCCGGGGTCAGCTCACATCCCTGCAGGATGCCATGTGCGAGACCATGGAGGGACAGCTCTCCTCGGACGCTGACTCGGACCCTGACTGA
- the RIC8A gene encoding synembryn-A isoform X3, which produces MEPRAVADAVETGEEDVVMEALRAYNRENCQSFTFDDTQQEDRKLFQELQGVHLLTEALELTLGMTPGERPPELLPPQETERAMEILKVLFNITFDSIKREVDEEDTALYRHLGILLRRCVMAAAAGDRTEEFHGHTVNLLGNLPLKCLDVLLTLEPHEGSLEFLGVNMDVIRVLLSFLEKRLHQTHRLKESVAPVLSVLTECARMHRPARKFLKAQVLPPLRDVRTRPEVGELLRNKLVRLMTHLDTDVKRVAAEFLFVLCSESVPRFIKYTGYGNAAGLLAARGLMAGGRPEGQYSEDEDTDTDEYKEAKASINPVTGRVEEKPPNPMEGMTEEQKEHEAMKLVNMFDRLSRHRVIQPMGMSPRGQLTSLQDAMCETMEGQLSSDADSDPD; this is translated from the exons ATGGAGCCCCGGGCGGTTGCGGATGCCGTGGAGACGGGGGAGGAGGACGTAGTTATGGAGGCTCTGCGCGCATACAACCGGGAG AACTGTCAGAGCTTCACGTTTGATGATACCCAACAGGAGGACAGGAAG CTGTTTCAGGAGCTGCAGGGAGTGCACCTGCTGACCGAAGCGCTGGAGCTGACGCTGGGAATGACCCCTGGAGAGCGGCCCCCCGAgctcctgcctccccaggagactgAGCGAGCCATGGAGATCCTCAAAGTGCTCTTCAACATCACCTTCGACTCCATCAAGAGGGAAGTGGATGAG GAAGACACTGCCCTTTACCGGCACCTGGGGATCCTGCTGCGGCGCTGTGTgatggctgctgctgctggagaCCGCACAGAGGAGTTCCACGG CCACACAGTGAACCTCCTGGGGAACTTGCCCCTCAAATGTCTGGATGTTCTTCTCACCCTGGAACCCCACGAAGGCTCTTTGGAGTTCCTGGGAGTGAACATGGATGTGATTCGTGTTCTCCTCAGCTTCCTGGAGAAGCGTCTGCACCAG ACGCACAGGCTGAAGGAGAGTGTGGCCCCCGTGCTGAGCGTGCTGACGGAGTGTGCCCGCATGCACCGCCCCGCCAGGAAGTTCCTGAAGGCCCAG GTGCTGCCCCCGCTGCGGGATGTGAGGACCCGGCCCGAGGTGGGGGAGCTGTTGCGGAACAAGCTGGTTCGCCTCATGACGCACCTGGACACCGACGTGAAGAGGGTGGCAGCCGAGTTCCTGTTTGTCCTGTGCTCTGAGAGCG TGCCCCGATTCATCAAGTACACAGGCTACGGGAATGCTGCCGGCCTCCTGGCTGCTAGGGGCCTCATGGCAGGGGGCCGGCCTGAGGGCCAGTACTCGGAGGACGAGGACACGGACACAGACGAGTACAAGGAAGCCAAGGCCAG CATAAACCCAGTGActggaagggtagaggaaaagccACCCAACCCCATGGAGGGCATGACAGAGGAGCAGAAAGAGCACGAGGCCATGAAGCTGGTGAACATGTTTGACAGGCTCTCCAG GCACAGAGTCATCCAGCCCATGGGGATGAGTCCCCGGGGTCAGCTCACATCCCTGCAGGATGCCATGTGCGAGACCATGGAGGGACAGCTCTCCTCGGACGCTGACTCGGACCCTGACTGA
- the RIC8A gene encoding synembryn-A isoform X2 gives MEPRAVADAVETGEEDVVMEALRAYNRENCQSFTFDDTQQEDRKRLAELLVSVLEQGLPPSRRIIWLQSIRILSRDRSCLDSFTSRRSLQALACYAGISASQGSVPEPLDMDVVLESLKCLCNLVLSSPVAQVLAAEAGLVVRLAERVGLYRQSSFPHDVQFFDLRLLFLLTALRADVRQQLFQELQGVHLLTEALELTLGMTPGERPPELLPPQETERAMEILKVLFNITFDSIKREVDEEDTALYRHLGILLRRCVMAAAAGDRTEEFHGHTVNLLGNLPLKCLDVLLTLEPHEGSLEFLGVNMDVIRVLLSFLEKRLHQVLPPLRDVRTRPEVGELLRNKLVRLMTHLDTDVKRVAAEFLFVLCSESVPRFIKYTGYGNAAGLLAARGLMAGGRPEGQYSEDEDTDTDEYKEAKASINPVTGRVEEKPPNPMEGMTEEQKEHEAMKLVNMFDRLSRHRVIQPMGMSPRGQLTSLQDAMCETMEGQLSSDADSDPD, from the exons ATGGAGCCCCGGGCGGTTGCGGATGCCGTGGAGACGGGGGAGGAGGACGTAGTTATGGAGGCTCTGCGCGCATACAACCGGGAG AACTGTCAGAGCTTCACGTTTGATGATACCCAACAGGAGGACAGGAAG AGACTGGCGGAGCTGCTGGTCTCGGTCCTGGAGCAGGGCCTGCCACCTTCCCGCCGCATCATCTGGCTGCAGAGCATCCGCATCTTGTCTAGGGACCGCAGCTGCCTGGATTCATTCACCAGCCGCCGGAGCCTGCAGGCACTTGCCTGCTATGCTGGCATCTCCGCCTCCCAGGGCTCAGTCCCCGAACCCCTGGACATGGATGTTGTGCTTGAGTCCCTTAAGTGCCTGTGCAACCTTGTGTTAAGCAGCCCCGTGGCACAGGTGCTGGCAGCAGAGGCGGGGCTCGTGGTGAGGCTCGCAGAGCGAGTGGGGCTGTACCGCCAGAGCAGCTTCCCGCACGACGTCCAGTTCTTTGACCTGCGCCTCCTCTTCTTGCTAACGGCACTTCGCGCCGATGTGCGCCAGCAGCTGTTTCAGGAGCTGCAGGGAGTGCACCTGCTGACCGAAGCGCTGGAGCTGACGCTGGGAATGACCCCTGGAGAGCGGCCCCCCGAgctcctgcctccccaggagactgAGCGAGCCATGGAGATCCTCAAAGTGCTCTTCAACATCACCTTCGACTCCATCAAGAGGGAAGTGGATGAG GAAGACACTGCCCTTTACCGGCACCTGGGGATCCTGCTGCGGCGCTGTGTgatggctgctgctgctggagaCCGCACAGAGGAGTTCCACGG CCACACAGTGAACCTCCTGGGGAACTTGCCCCTCAAATGTCTGGATGTTCTTCTCACCCTGGAACCCCACGAAGGCTCTTTGGAGTTCCTGGGAGTGAACATGGATGTGATTCGTGTTCTCCTCAGCTTCCTGGAGAAGCGTCTGCACCAG GTGCTGCCCCCGCTGCGGGATGTGAGGACCCGGCCCGAGGTGGGGGAGCTGTTGCGGAACAAGCTGGTTCGCCTCATGACGCACCTGGACACCGACGTGAAGAGGGTGGCAGCCGAGTTCCTGTTTGTCCTGTGCTCTGAGAGCG TGCCCCGATTCATCAAGTACACAGGCTACGGGAATGCTGCCGGCCTCCTGGCTGCTAGGGGCCTCATGGCAGGGGGCCGGCCTGAGGGCCAGTACTCGGAGGACGAGGACACGGACACAGACGAGTACAAGGAAGCCAAGGCCAG CATAAACCCAGTGActggaagggtagaggaaaagccACCCAACCCCATGGAGGGCATGACAGAGGAGCAGAAAGAGCACGAGGCCATGAAGCTGGTGAACATGTTTGACAGGCTCTCCAG GCACAGAGTCATCCAGCCCATGGGGATGAGTCCCCGGGGTCAGCTCACATCCCTGCAGGATGCCATGTGCGAGACCATGGAGGGACAGCTCTCCTCGGACGCTGACTCGGACCCTGACTGA